In a genomic window of Magnolia sinica isolate HGM2019 chromosome 14, MsV1, whole genome shotgun sequence:
- the LOC131224858 gene encoding serine/threonine-protein kinase PBL27 encodes MGGCFTCFGSSNEAKEERNGVKKEFGKEGSAPAAAAAVSRVSSDKSKSRNGSDSRKEGLVPKDGPTAHIAAQTFTFRELAAATKNFRQECLLGEGGFGRVYKGRLESTGQVVAVKQLDRNGLQGNREFLVEVLMLSLLHHTNLVNLIGYCADGDQRLLVYEFMPLGSLEDHLHDIPPEKEPLDWNTRMKIAAGAAKGLEYLHDKANPPVIYRDFKSSNILLDEGYHPKLSDFGLAKLGPVGDKTHVSTRVMGTYGYCAPEYAMTGQLTLKSDVYSFGVVFLELITGRKAIDNTRVAGEHNLVAWARPLFKDRRKFPKMADPLLQGRYPMRGLYQALAVAAMCLQEQAATRPLIGDVVTALTYLASQTYDPNAASTHSSRVGPSTLKDKDDQKNLGGGPDSHDEVGRVRRHGVQSPHQNSPDFRHRDLAWGVSFGAEAGRGDSGGGSGRKWGLDELDKQESQRDSPVHAGKAREGPRNHNRDLDRERAVAEAKVWGENWRERKRANALRSSEGANE; translated from the exons ATGGGGGGTTGTTTTACGTGCTTTGGATCTTCGAATGAGgcgaaagaagagagaaatggtgTGAAGAAGGAATTTGGGAAAGAGGGTTctgctcctgctgctgctgctgctgtcagcagaGTCAGCTcag ATAAATCGAAGTCTCGTAACGGTTCCGATTCTAGAAAGGAAGGTTTGGTTCCCAAAGATGGGCCAACGGCACATATAGCTGCACAGACTTTTACGTTTCGGGAGCTTGCTGCCGCTACCAAGAACTTCAGGCAAGAGTGCCTTCTGGGTGAAGGTGGGTTTGGACGCGTGTATAAAGGTCGGTTGGAGAGCACTGGACAG GTCGTAGCTGTAAAACAACTTGACAGGAATGGCCTCCAAGGAAATAGAGAATTTTTGGTGGAGGTTCTTATGCTCAGCCTCTTACACCATACGAACCTTGTCAATTTGATAGGTTATTGTGCTGATGGGGACCAGCGCCTCCTCGTCTACGAGTTTATGCCATTGGGATCTTTGGAGGATCATTTACATG ATATTCCACCTGAAAAAGAGCCTCTAGACTGGAATACGAGGATGAAGATTGCCGCTGGTGCAGCAAAAGGGTTAGAATACTTGCATGACAAAGCAAACCCTCCCGTTATTTATAGGGACTTCAAATCATCCAACATTCTACTTGATGAAGGATATCATCCGAAGTTGTCGGATTTTGGGCTTGCGAAACTGGGTCCTGTTGGGGACAAGACTCATGTCTCCACACGGGTGATGGGAACATATGGTTATTGTGCTCCTGAGTATGCTATGACCGGACAGCTTACACTGAAATCAGATGTCTATAGTTTTGGCGTAGTCTTCCTTGAGCTCATCACAGGACGCAAGGCTATCGACAACACCCGAGTTGCTGGGGAGCACAACTTGGTTGCTTGG GCACGTCCACTGTTCAAGGACCGTCGAAAATTCCCCAAGATGGCAGATCCCCTTTTGCAAGGCCGTTACCCGATGCGAGGCCTTTACCAAGCCCTTGCTGTTGCTGCCATGTGTTTGCAAGAGCAAGCTGCTACTCGGCCACTTATAGGGGATGTCGTGACTGCTCTGACATatttagcttcccaaacttacgatccaaatgcaGCTTCTACTCATAGTAGTAGAGTAGGTCCATCTACCCTGAAGGACAAGGATGACCAAAAGAACCTAGGTGGTGGGCCTGACAGCCATGATGAGGTGGGACGCGTCAGACGGCATGGTGTCCAATCACCACATCAAAATTCTCCCGATTTCAGACACAGGGACCTCGCCTGGGGAGTGAGCTTTGGTGCAGAAGCTGGCAGAGGAGATTCGGGAGGCGGGTCCGGAAGGAAATGGGGTTTGGATGAGTTGGACAAGCAGGAATCTCAGAGGGATAGTCCTGTTCATGCAGGGAAAGCAAGGGAAGGTCCAAGGAATCACAATCGAGATCTTGATAGAGAGCGTGCAGTTGCGGAGGCCAAAGTATGGGGCGAGAATTGGAGAGAGAGAAAACGAGCAAATGCTCTCCGTAGCTCCGAAGGTGCAAATGAGTAA